In one window of Pseudomonadota bacterium DNA:
- a CDS encoding ABC transporter substrate-binding protein, whose translation MKNNAADQSQGNVTTQETQPTSAQACEINRRQFLTATAKGLGAAALLSSGLPKCWIGGAYADEGPETSNIKFGMIALTDCSPIVIAHEKGFFRKYGINSTVSKGANWAAIRDSLSNGDIQATHMLIGMPIASTMGLLGSPKKPMIAPWMLNRNGQSITLKADLKGKVAADPKALKPLVEEAKKAGKPMNFAMTFPPGTHAMWMRFYLGAGGINPDKDVALITIPPPQMIANMNVGKMDGYCVGEPWNARAVAEGIGFTSVNTQDIWKDHPEKVCAFAAEFADQNPRTVKAVLKALHEASVWLDKMEHRPEQSEIVSKATYINCPPEIILGRLQGHYDFGDGRKTEDPNYMIFSDRNCNYPQPKYAKWFLSQYRRWGMVEGAPDYEGIAKEVMRTDLYEEAMKEIGYKHGGLNNDPETLFDGRTFDPAKSEEYATSFEVHSMKG comes from the coding sequence AAACACAGCCCACTTCGGCACAAGCATGCGAAATCAACCGCCGTCAATTCTTAACCGCGACCGCCAAAGGCTTGGGTGCCGCGGCCCTACTATCATCCGGACTGCCAAAATGTTGGATCGGCGGGGCTTATGCCGATGAGGGGCCGGAAACGTCGAATATAAAGTTTGGGATGATCGCGCTTACGGACTGCTCTCCAATTGTCATCGCTCACGAGAAAGGCTTCTTCAGAAAGTACGGTATCAACTCCACGGTCAGTAAAGGCGCCAACTGGGCAGCCATTCGCGACTCGCTTTCCAACGGTGACATTCAGGCGACTCACATGTTGATCGGTATGCCCATCGCTTCCACCATGGGGCTTTTGGGTTCACCCAAAAAACCCATGATCGCCCCTTGGATGCTGAATCGCAACGGCCAGTCCATCACCTTGAAAGCCGACTTGAAAGGCAAAGTGGCGGCCGATCCCAAAGCCCTTAAACCGCTGGTTGAGGAGGCGAAGAAAGCAGGCAAACCGATGAACTTCGCCATGACCTTTCCGCCCGGGACGCACGCCATGTGGATGCGCTTTTACCTCGGCGCGGGCGGCATCAACCCGGATAAGGATGTCGCCCTCATCACCATTCCGCCCCCGCAGATGATAGCCAACATGAACGTGGGCAAGATGGATGGTTACTGTGTGGGGGAGCCGTGGAACGCGCGCGCCGTCGCCGAAGGGATCGGGTTTACTTCGGTCAACACGCAGGATATATGGAAGGACCATCCGGAAAAGGTGTGCGCCTTCGCGGCGGAATTTGCAGATCAGAATCCAAGGACCGTGAAGGCGGTTCTGAAAGCCTTGCACGAGGCCAGCGTGTGGTTGGACAAAATGGAACACCGCCCCGAGCAGTCCGAGATCGTCTCCAAAGCCACCTACATTAATTGTCCGCCGGAGATCATCCTGGGCCGCTTGCAGGGGCATTACGATTTCGGCGACGGCCGCAAAACGGAAGACCCCAACTACATGATCTTCAGCGATCGCAACTGTAACTACCCACAACCCAAATACGCCAAGTGGTTCCTGAGCCAGTACCGCCGCTGGGGAATGGTCGAGGGTGCGCCCGATTACGAAGGGATTGCCAAGGAGGTGATGCGAACGGACCTTTATGAAGAGGCGATGAAAGAGATCGGGTACAAGCACGGCGGGCTTAACAATGATCCGGAAACCTTGTTTGACGGAAGGACCTTCGATCCGGCCAAAAGCGAAGAGTACGCCACCTCGTTCGAGGTCCATAGTATGAAAGGATAA
- the ntrB gene encoding nitrate ABC transporter permease, with amino-acid sequence MSNNRFNIDWLVLPMLGALSVIGIWTLWSSLPDTNLPSPLKTWEVSKPYIVEPFEKRGELDQGILRFTWYSLVLVAKGYALAILIGTPLGLLLGLSKMFAKSFDPIIQILRPVSPLAWLPLGLVLFEKSEPAALFTIAVCAMWPTVLNTAVGVRSVPQDYINVARVLKLSRVKTLFKVLIPATMPYMFTGFRLSLGIAWLVIVAAEMLTGVPGVGGFLWQEYNSLIYEHIILCIVTIGLVGFILNRLMSLVEARFKSI; translated from the coding sequence ATGAGCAATAACCGATTTAACATTGATTGGCTGGTCCTGCCCATGCTAGGGGCATTGAGCGTAATTGGGATATGGACGCTGTGGAGCTCGCTGCCGGATACGAACCTGCCTTCCCCCCTAAAAACCTGGGAGGTAAGCAAACCCTACATCGTGGAGCCTTTCGAAAAACGCGGCGAGCTGGACCAGGGCATTCTCAGGTTCACGTGGTATTCGCTGGTGCTGGTCGCCAAGGGCTACGCGCTGGCGATTCTGATTGGCACGCCGCTGGGTTTACTGCTTGGGCTTTCTAAGATGTTTGCAAAGAGCTTCGATCCCATTATCCAGATCTTGCGTCCCGTGTCACCCCTGGCATGGTTGCCGTTGGGTCTTGTGCTGTTCGAGAAATCGGAACCCGCCGCGCTCTTTACCATCGCCGTGTGCGCCATGTGGCCCACGGTCTTGAACACGGCGGTGGGCGTACGCTCGGTCCCGCAGGACTATATCAATGTGGCGCGGGTCCTGAAGCTGTCTCGAGTCAAGACCCTCTTCAAGGTATTGATCCCGGCCACCATGCCCTACATGTTTACCGGCTTCCGGCTCAGCCTCGGTATCGCCTGGCTGGTCATAGTCGCGGCGGAGATGCTGACCGGCGTTCCCGGTGTCGGCGGGTTCCTCTGGCAGGAATATAACAGCCTGATCTACGAGCACATCATCTTGTGCATCGTGACCATCGGTCTCGTCGGCTTCATTCTCAACCGGCTCATGAGCCTGGTCGAAGCTCGATTTAAATCGATTTGA